In a genomic window of Rhododendron vialii isolate Sample 1 chromosome 12a, ASM3025357v1:
- the LOC131311078 gene encoding heavy metal-associated isoprenylated plant protein 8-like has translation MAKRKSKKKQSSTQDQAENLQEQINEGTNEESNKKQNPYGVIVLGVYMHCQGCADTITKYLRGSDGVEQIEIDLKNHKVTVKGKDVDPENVVERLRKKSNKHISLISPILEGRKEEGKEEKKEESNVVEAVLKIYMHCESCAADIKYSIHKMQGVLAVETDMKNSQVIVKGAFDPKKLVDFINRRAGKNAVVVKQTPDKKEDVKGKKGKKTEGEGDQIYPPGLVYAPQIFSEENPNACSVM, from the exons ATGGCAAAG AGAAAGAGCAAAAAGAAACAGAGTTCGACTCAAGACCAAGCAGAGAATTTACAAGAGCAGATAAACGAAGGAACAAACGAAGAAagcaacaaaaagcaaaatcctTACGGAGTGATTGTGTTGGGAGTCTATATGCATTGCCAAGGATGCGCAGATACAATTACGAAGTACCTCAGAGGCTCTGACG GTGTTGAGCAAATCGAGATTGACTTGAAGAATCATAAGGTAACCGTGAAGGGTAAAGATGTTGATCCGGAGAATGTAGTGGAGAGGCTTCGAAAAAAATCCAACAAGCACATCAGTCTTATCTCTCCCATTTTGGAAGGGAGAAAAGAAGAGgggaaggaagagaaaaaagaagag TCTAATGTGGTAGAAGCAGTGCTCAAGATTTACATGCATTGTGAAAGTTGTGCAGCCGATATCAAATATAGCATTCACAAGATGCAAG GGGTGCTCGCTGTGGAGACAGATATGAAAAACTCGCAAGTGATTGTGAAGGGAGCGTTTGATCCGAAAAAACTTGTGGATTTCATCAACAGAAGGGCGGGGAAGAATGCAGTGGTTGTCAAGCAAACGCCGGATAAGAAGGAAGACGTGAAGgggaagaaaggaaagaaaaccgAAGGCGAAGGGGATCAGATATACCCACCAGGACTTGTTTATGCCCCTCAGATTTTCAGCGAAGAGAATCCTAATGCTTGCTCTGTGATGTAG
- the LOC131310871 gene encoding uncharacterized protein LOC131310871: MSGISLAVAPRSEPDETTTMDTNQKPLQHGQQRSQVAMGGTMGSLRVVELQLVAFIMVFSASGLVPLIDLIFPVLATAYFIALSRLAFPSHGTTARSPEIFRGSGLFRAYVVVGTTIGLFLPLAYVLGGFARGDDHAVRSAAPHLFLLACQILIENVISGLALFSPPVRALVPLLYTIRRIFVIIDWIQDVWINKALPANAPFKDIGWYWFGRTLAVANLIYFSINLFGFLIPQFLPKAFEIYFRERDEILAKTAEDKRSAAADNSRVTDKKSD; the protein is encoded by the exons ATGTCGGGCATATCCCTAGCCGTTGCTCCTCGTTCTGAGCCTGATGAAACCACCACTATGGACACCAACCAAAAGCCCCTACAGCATGGTCAGCAGCGGAGCCAGGTAGCAATGGGAGGTACAATGGGTTCACTCCGCGTGGTTGAACTCCAACTAGTGGCCTTCATAATGGTCTTCTCAGCCAGCGGGCTTGTCCCCCTCATAGACCTAATCTTTCCGGTCCTTGCCACAGCCTATTTCATCGCCCTATCACGACTAGCCTTCCCGTCACATGGTACCACCGCTAGATCACCTGAAATCTTCCGAGGAAGTGGACTCTTTCGCGCGTATGTGGTGGTGGGAACGACAATAGGGCTGTTTTTGCCACTTGCTTATGTTTTGGGTGGATTCGCTAGAGGCGATGATCATGCGGTGCGATCCGCGGCGCCCCACTTGTTCTTGCTTGCGTGTCAGATTCTAATCGAGAATGTGATCAGTGGGTTAGCGCTATTTTCCCCTCCCGTGAGGGCGTTGGTTCCGCTGCTGTATACTATTAGGAGGATCTTTGTTATCATTGATTGGATACAGGATGTGTGGATCAACAAAGCTTTGCCTGCCAATGCCCCTTTCAAG GATATTGGATGGTATTGGTTTGGGAGAACTCTAGCAGTTGCCAATCTGATCTACTTTTCCatcaatctctttggtttcttgattcctCAATTCCTTCCAAAGGCGTTCGAGATATATTTCCGGGAGAGGGACGAGATACTTGCGAAAACTGCAGAGGACAAGCGTTCCGCAGCTGCAGATAATTCCCGGGTCACAGACAAGAAAtctgattga
- the LOC131310776 gene encoding uncharacterized protein LOC131310776, which translates to MKMRKNKGKIHPSPSSSSSSSSTPPSNSLPNQNALSVLALLPAAILALISVLSAEDKEVLAYMVTRSMNSVNPSPPSSAEEKIKKSSNGKKLLGSSSSSSGGLIHKAPFFDCECFDCYRSYWFR; encoded by the coding sequence ATGAAAATGAGGaaaaacaaaggcaaaatccACCCTTCCCCTTCATCGTCATCTTCATCCTCGTCCACGCCTCCATCAAATTCCCTTCCAAATCAAAACGCCCTCTCCGTCCTAGCCCTGCTACCAGCCGCCATCCTCGCTCTAATCTCCGTCCTCTCGGCCGAAGACAAAGAAGTGTTGGCCTACATGGTCACAAGATCGATGAACTCGGTCAATCCGAGTCCTCCTTCGAGTGCAGAAGAAAAGATCAAGAAAAGCAGCAACGGCAAGAAACTACTGGGTAGTAGTAGCAGCAGTAGTGGTGGCCTTATTCACAAGGCGCCTTTTTTCGATTGCGAGTGCTTCGACTGCTACAGGAGCTACTGGTTCCGCTAG
- the LOC131310939 gene encoding uncharacterized protein LOC131310939, protein MALPIGKLTIIIGAGIVGSVLAKEGSIPTVSDIFSGAFKVFWKQIRHDDSKATPSRPKPRNDSLLQQVNSLRQELQLLASNRSVTIVTSGGSGSRRYGIVVVVIVVGCGYIWWKGWKLPDMMFATRRSLSNASSAVTKQLENVYTSIAATKRHLSSRIDRVDCNLDECAELTAATREEVSELRGEVKVTCVDVQSVHHAVRTLETKIHRIEGKQDSTNEGVKKLVYAAWNLENSRAPERIQAAPSSSSRPALEMPQMTLSSGTESPSPIPSSVELPSPSASNGTTKRPLQNAVSASGLKELHGMSVDVDALTSPGASNGINATGDTNNGNSGARMLGRTMSGISASLISRTRSAMQSFK, encoded by the exons ATGGCCCTTCCTATCGGGAAGCTCACCATCATCATTGGTGCAG GTATCGTAGGGTCTGTTTTAGCCAAAGAAGGAAGCATTCCAACTGTCTCTGATATTTTCTCTGGGGCCTTTAAG gttttttggaagcaaatcaGGCATGATGATTCTAAAGCTACACCATCCAGGCCTAAGCCGCGGAATGACTCTTTGTTGCAACAG GTCAATAGCCTGCGACAGGAGCTGCAACTCTTGGCATCAAATAGATCAGTTACAATTGTAACATCAGGTGGTTCAG GTTCAAGAAGATATGGTATAGTGGTTGTTGTCATTGTGGTCGGATGCGGTTATATTTGGTGGAAG GGTTGGAAACTTCCAGACATGATGTTCGCAACCAGGCGTAGTTTATCAAATGCATCCTCTGCTGTAACAAAACAACTTGAGAATGTTTACACTTCAATAGCG GCCACCAAGCGGCATTTGTCTTCCAGGATTGACCGTGTGGATTGTAATCTAGATGAATGTGCTGAGCTTACTGCTGCTACAAGAGAGGAG GTTTCTGAACTCCGAGGAGAAGTTAAAGTGACTTGTGTGGATGTGCAATCCGTTCACCATGCAGTCCGAACTCTG GAGACTAAAATCCATAGGATAGAAGGGAAACAG GATTCCACAAATGAAGGAGTGAAGAAGTTGGTCTATGCTGCCTGGAACTTGGAGAATAGCAGAGCCCCAGAGCGTATTCAG GCGGCACCATCAAGTTCGTCCAGGCCAGCTCTTGAAATGCCACAAATGACACTCTCATCGGGG ACTGAGTCTCCGTCTCCCATACCATCATCGGTGGAATTGCCATCTCCTTCTGCTTCTAATGGAACTACCAAG CGCCCATTGCAAAACGCAGTCTCAGCCTCCGGCCTAAAG GAGCTTCATGGAATGTCAGTAGACGTTGATGCATTGACCAGTCCAGGTGCTTCCAATGGTATTAATGCAACGGGAG